The Solanum lycopersicum chromosome 9, SLM_r2.1 genome window below encodes:
- the LOC112942182 gene encoding uncharacterized protein, with protein MFKIREFESEHTCLLLHNSLSERLATKSVVGSIIVGKYAEPDANYTPKDIQRDMLAEYGVRLTYMQAWRAKEATLELIRGDPIQSYAKLPSYFHILEATYPGSHIRFHKSEDDRFLYAFVALFTSIKGWEYCRPIVVVDGTFLKGAYKGTLLTANTLDAAGSILPLAYAIVDSENDSSWGWFFEQFRDAFGQRPEMCIVSDRHASIIKAVSTVYDEVPHFACMWHLLQNIMKNFRRSQQRVTELFYSMAKTYTMTEFNQCMTMVEKIDKRIKDYLLNIGYNKWSRVHAEVNRTWIMTSNIAESVNSRTRHAKVLTVLQLLEFMRQLVQKWNNNNRSKATFSGFHLGKKYENILRRNKTASEKLKVCLICLLVFFLRIHI; from the exons ATGTTCAAGATTAGAGAATTTGAAAGCGAACACACTTGTTTGTTGCTACATAATTCATTATCGGAAAGGCTAGCAACTAAGAGTGTTGTTGGGAGTATTATTGTGGGTAAATATGCTGAACCAGATGCTAATTACACACCAAAAGACATACAACGTGACATGTTAGCTGAATATGGTGTGCGACTCACATATATGCAAGCTTGGAGAGCTAAAGAAGCAACTCTTGAATTAATCCGGGGTGATCCAATTCAATCATATGCAAAGTTGCCAAGCTACTTTCACATACTAGAGGCGACTTACCCTGGTTCTCATATAAGATTTCACAAATCAGAGGATGACCGTTTTTTATATGCGTTTGTAGCTTTGTTCACCTCGATAAAAGGATGGGAATATTGTAGACCAATTGTAGTTGTTGATGGAACTTTCTTAAAAGGAGCATACAAAGGGACACTGTTAACCGCTAATACCTTAGATGCAGCAG GGAGTATATTGCCACTTGCTTATGCTATTGTCGATTCAGAGAATGATTCATCTTGGGGGTGGTTTTTTGAGCAATTCAGAGATGCATTTGGTCAAAGACCAGAGATGTGTATCGTTTCCGATAGGCATGCAAGCATTATTAAGGCAGTTTCAACAGTTTATGATGAAGTACCTCATTTTGCATGTATGTGGCACTTACtgcaaaacataatgaaaaatttcAGAAGAAGTCAACAAAGGGTCACTGAGTTGTTCTACTCTATGGCAAAAACATACACCATGACAGAATTTAATCAATGTATGACAATGGTTGAGAAGATAGATAAGAGGATCAAAGATTACTTGTTGAACATTGGATACAACAAATGGTCACGTGTGCATGCTGAAGTAAACAGAACTTGGATAATGACATCAAATATAGCAGAATCAGTCAATTCACGAACAAGACATGCCAAAGTTCTTACAGTCTTGCAACTCTTGGAATTCATGAGACAACTTGTACAGAAATGGAATAACAATAACAGATCAAAGGCGACATTTTCAGGTTTTCACCTTggaaaaaagtatgaaaatatattgCGGCGCAATAAAACTGCATCAGAGAAATTAAAGGTATGCCTAATCTGTTTGCTAGTATTTTTTCTTCGGATTCATATCTAA
- the LOC101246561 gene encoding uncharacterized protein — protein sequence MFRNTCFGYFLDLPKSSTQLQLIHCLINRELKHTPDDVFAIEINNKKLFFGLREFGIVTGLNCVGDGTSINVPNSRCSLMSSYFSEKITVPKSHLRALFLAKKFIDVDSAVSLAVLYFINDFLFSYEDNEYQISNRDFYLVESGKFNSYPWGLDVYKKLSDSVRHELKSTHKYYRIGGLPLALQIWIFECCSKVDEDIAIRVADSIPRILNWKTIAESPWLKYIEKCLFMPTKNKFENIVASEDEVSKFRLPETRDYHAEILKLEPKGSNHGLDILTNEVIELRKELVKVNENNKALEEKIDLGFNQIKEFVVNSNKQLLEDISLLFAKSGGSSSVIREVKEPSKKHADETFSGGLDFNGGSFIFSVNFCYIHNIILIYSLVFSSS from the exons ATGTTTAGGAATACATGTTTTGGGTACTTTCTTGACCTTCCAAAATCAAGCACACAACTACAACTTATTCATTGTCTTATAAATAGAGAGTTAAAACACACACCGGATGATGTGTTtgctattgaaataaataacaaaaagttattttttggtCTTAGAGAATTTGGGATAGTTACAGGCTTAAATTGTGTTGGTGATGGCACATCTATCAATGTTCCCAATTCTAGATGTAGTTTGATGAGTAGTTATTTTTCGGAAAAAATCACAGTTCCAAAGAGTCATCTACGTGCACTGTTTTTAGCTAAAAAATTCATAGATGTTGACTCGGCTGTTTCATTGGCTGTTCTATacttcattaatgattttttattttcatatgagGACAACGAATACCAAATTAGCAATAGAGATTTTTACCTTGTGGAAAGTGGAAAATTCAATTCATATCCGTGGGGTTTAGATGTCTACAAAAAGTTGTCTGATTCTGTGAGGCATGAGCTTAAGTCAACACATAAGTACTATAGAATTGGTGGCTTGCCTCTTGCTCTTCAAATTTGGATATTTGAGTGTTGttcaaaggttgatgaagataTAGCTATTCGTGTTGCTGATTCTATTCCAAGAATCTTGAATTGGAAGACAATTGCAGAAAGTCCATGGTTAAAATATATTGAGAAATGTCTCTTCATGCCTACAAAAAACAAG TTTGAGAACATAGTGGCTAGTGAAGATGAAGTATCCAAATTCAGGCTTCCTGAAACTCGTGATTACCAtgctgaaattttgaaattggagCCTAAAGGATCAAATCATGGTCTAGACATTTTGACCAATGAAGTCATAGAATTGAGAAAAGAGCTTGTAAAA gtgaatgaaaataacaaagCGCTTGAAGAGAAGATTGATTTAGGATTCAATCAAATCAAAGAATTTGTGGTGAACTCAAACAAACAATTATTGGAGGATATTTCTTTGCTGTTTGCTAAGAGTGGTGGTAGCAGCTCTGTTATTCGAGAAGTTAAGGAACCATCTAAGAAGCATGCTGACGAGACATTTTCAGGTGGATTAGATTTTAATGGAGGTTCGTTTATATTTTCAGTAAATTTCtgttatattcataatataattttaatatatagtttagTATTTTCTTCCAGTTAA
- the LOC101258179 gene encoding laccase-17-like, translated as MGAIGILLIVSIIALCLLHNVSAEIRHYKFEIKLQNVTRLCHTKNIVTVNGKFPGPPIVAREGDRLEIEVINNVQNNISIHWHGIRQIRSGWADGPAYVTQCPIQIGQKYVYNFTIIGQRGTFWWHAHISWLRSTLYGPIIILPKKNNPYPFTKPYKEVPIIFGEWFNGDTETIISQALQTGGGPNVSDAYTINGLPGPLYNCSKKDTFKLKVKPGKTYLLRLINAALNDELFFSIANHTLQVIDADGVYVKPFETNTIIITPGQTHNVLLKTKPHFPNAKFYMLARPYVTGPGTFDNSTVAGILEYESKSKPHLKNLSIFKPSLPSLNDTIFVTDFTSKLRSLATPQFPANVPLYVDRHLFFTIGLGTSPCDQNKTCQGPNGTKFSASINNVSFILPTTNSLLQSHFFGQSKGVYKPDFPYSPLNWFNYTGNPPNNTLVNNDTKLMVLPFNTSVELVMQDTSILGLESHPLHLHGFNFFVVGQGFGNYDPNKDPSNFNLVDPIERNTVGVPSGGWVAIRFLADNPGVWFMHCHLEVHTSWGLKMAWLVQDGKLPNQKLPPPPMDLPKC; from the exons ATGGGTGCTATTGGAATATTATTGATTGTCTCTATAATTGCATTATGTCTCCTCCATAATGTTTCAGCTGAAATCAGGCATTACAAATTTGAA ATCAAATTGCAAAACGTGACAAGACTATGCCATACCAAAAATATCGTCACAGTAAATGGAAAATTCCCAGGACCTCCTATAGTTGCAAGGGAAGGTGATCGTCTTGAAATCGAAGTGATCAATAATGTCCAAAACAACATCTCTATCCACTg GCATGGAATTCGACAAATTCGTAGTGGATGGGCAGATGGACCAGCATATGTAACACAATGTCCAATTCAAATTGGCCAAAAATATGTGTATAATTTCACTATAATTGGTCAAAGAGGAACTTTTTGGTGGCATGCACATATTTCATGGTTGAGATCAACTCTCTATGgtcctattattattttacctaAGAAAAATAATCCTTATCCATTTACCAAACCTTACAAAGAAGTTCCCATAATCTttg GGGAGTGGTTCAATGGTGACACTGAGACTATAATTTCTCAAGCATTACAAACAGGTGGAGGTCCTAATGTTTCTGATGCTTATACTATCAATGGACTTCCTGGCCCTTTGTATAATTGCTCGAAAAAAG ATACTTTTAAATTGAAGGTGAAGCCTGGAAAAACTTACCTTCTTCGATTGATCAATGCTGCACTTAACGATGAGCTATTCTTCAGTATCGCGAATCATACTCTCCAAGTTATCGATGCTGATGGTGTTTATGTTAAACCCTTTGAAacaaatacaattattattacacCAGGACAAACTCATAATGTTCTTCTAAAAACTAAACCTCATTTTCCTAATGCTAAATTTTACATGTTAGCTAGACCATATGTAACAGGTCCTGGCACATTTGACAACTCTACTGTTGCTGGAATTTTAGAATAtgaatcaaaatcaaaaccacatTTGAAAAATCTATCAATTTTCAAACCATCATTACCATCTCTCAACGACACGATTTTTGTGACCGATTTTACAAGTAAATTGAGGAGTCTAGCGACTCCTCAATTTCCTGCTAATGTACCTCTATACGTCGATAGACATTTGTTTTTCACAATAGGTCTTGGAACAAGTCCTTGTGATCAAAATAAAACATGTCAAGGACCTAATGGTACAAAATTCTCAGCTTCAATCAACAATGTGTCATTTATATTACCTACTACAAATTCACTTCTCCAATCTCATTTTTTTGGACAATCTAAAGGTGTATATAAACCTGATTTTCCTTATAGTCCTTTAAATTGGTTTAATTACACTGGAAACCCTCCAAATAACACTCTTGTTAATAATGACACAAAACTTATGGTTTTACCATTTAACACTAGTGTGGAGCTAGTAATGCAAGATACAAGTATTCTTGGTCTTGAAAGTCatcctcttcatcttcatgGATTCAACTTCTTTGTTGTTGGACAagggtttgggaattatgacCCTAATAAGGATCCATCAAATTTCAACCTTGTTGATCCTATTGAGAGGAACACTGTTGGTGTCCCTTCTGGTGGTTGGGTTGCTATTCGATTTCTAGCCGATAATCCAG GAGTATGGTTTATGCATTGTCACTTGGAAGTTCACACAAGTTGGGGATTGAAAATGGCATGGTTGGTTCAAGATGGAAAACTTCCAAATCAAAAGTTGCCTCCTCCACCAATGGACCTCCCCAAGTGTTGA